In one window of Pseudobdellovibrionaceae bacterium DNA:
- the speA gene encoding biosynthetic arginine decarboxylase: MSWSPEESSTLYGIETWGEDYFSINADGNVQVGLGKDSPKLDLYQLIGDLRERGIRPPILLRFSDIVKKRVELLANCFNNAIKEYEYQGSYAGVYPIKVNQQQHLLEELVEYGFEHNLGLECGSKPELLVALAFKVAPEAYIVCNGFKDVEYIETALLSQKLGRNTIIVVDRMAELGLIIEASKKFGIKPQIGFRTKLNSQGAGKWMESSGARSKFGLTPSEMVKGIETLKNEGLIDALKLLHFHIGSQIPSIQSIKSSAKEAARLFTELHALGAHPSIIDVGGGLGVDYDGSGHSESSTNYDEQEYANDIVSIIQSICEERKVPHPNIISESGRALVAHSSVLVFNVLGVNEVTVSTPNFSPEPEDSSLVRELFYMYNNLKTENINEYYNDLVEKKLETNQRFTYGGLSLQQRAKADDLYWASCTKMARLAEGIEEYLDIYWACQGELTDTYFCNFSVFQSLPDAWAVGQLFPVMPIHRLGEKPGRRATIADLTCDSDGKLDQFIDSETPETPQTYLEVHDLKEDEPYYLGVFLTGAYQETLGDLHNLFGDTDAVHIGLSEAGYQVDHVVRGDTVSEVLSYVEYHWPDLIERIRQASEKGILEQRLTRPEARLLMNHYEQGLLGYTYLEDPE; this comes from the coding sequence ATGAGCTGGTCTCCTGAAGAAAGTTCTACTCTTTACGGTATTGAAACCTGGGGTGAAGACTATTTTTCTATAAATGCTGACGGCAATGTGCAAGTTGGCCTAGGGAAAGACTCGCCAAAGTTAGACCTGTACCAGCTCATCGGTGATTTGCGGGAACGAGGCATTAGACCACCCATTCTTTTGCGATTTTCGGATATCGTAAAAAAACGTGTCGAGCTACTCGCTAATTGTTTTAACAACGCCATCAAAGAATATGAATACCAGGGCTCCTATGCTGGGGTGTACCCCATTAAAGTGAACCAACAACAACATCTCCTTGAAGAACTCGTTGAATACGGTTTCGAACACAATTTGGGACTCGAGTGTGGGAGTAAGCCCGAGTTGCTTGTGGCACTGGCGTTTAAAGTGGCCCCGGAAGCCTACATCGTGTGTAATGGTTTTAAGGATGTGGAGTACATTGAAACCGCCTTATTGTCACAAAAGCTGGGGCGAAACACGATCATCGTGGTCGACCGCATGGCCGAGCTGGGTTTAATTATCGAGGCGTCAAAAAAGTTTGGAATTAAACCCCAAATAGGATTTCGAACCAAACTCAACTCTCAAGGCGCCGGCAAATGGATGGAATCAAGTGGCGCTCGTTCTAAATTTGGCCTGACCCCCTCTGAAATGGTCAAAGGCATCGAGACCTTAAAAAATGAAGGTTTAATTGATGCCCTCAAGCTTCTGCATTTTCACATTGGATCACAAATCCCCTCTATTCAATCGATCAAATCCTCGGCAAAAGAGGCTGCCCGCTTGTTCACAGAGCTTCATGCTTTAGGGGCACATCCATCGATCATTGATGTGGGTGGCGGACTGGGTGTGGACTACGATGGGTCCGGGCACAGTGAAAGCTCCACCAACTACGACGAACAAGAATATGCCAACGACATTGTTTCGATCATTCAATCTATCTGTGAAGAAAGAAAAGTGCCCCACCCCAATATCATTTCTGAATCGGGACGCGCACTGGTCGCCCATTCATCTGTGTTGGTTTTTAACGTCCTGGGGGTAAATGAAGTCACGGTGTCCACTCCTAATTTTAGCCCGGAGCCAGAAGACAGCAGTCTCGTTAGAGAACTGTTTTATATGTACAACAATTTAAAAACAGAAAACATCAACGAGTACTACAACGATCTTGTAGAAAAAAAACTCGAGACCAATCAGCGGTTCACGTACGGTGGATTGAGTTTGCAACAACGAGCCAAAGCGGACGACCTGTATTGGGCCAGTTGCACAAAAATGGCCCGATTAGCTGAGGGGATTGAGGAGTATTTGGACATCTATTGGGCGTGCCAAGGAGAGCTGACAGACACCTACTTCTGTAACTTTTCAGTTTTTCAATCGCTTCCTGACGCATGGGCCGTGGGCCAGCTTTTTCCCGTCATGCCCATCCATAGATTGGGAGAAAAACCTGGGCGGCGGGCCACCATTGCCGATCTAACTTGCGACTCTGACGGCAAACTGGACCAATTTATTGATAGCGAAACCCCTGAAACTCCACAGACCTATCTTGAAGTGCATGATTTAAAAGAAGATGAGCCCTACTACCTCGGGGTGTTCTTAACGGGAGCCTACCAAGAGACATTGGGCGATCTGCACAATCTGTTTGGAGACACGGATGCCGTTCATATTGGTTTATCTGAAGCTGGGTATCAGGTCGATCACGTCGTGCGCGGCGACACCGTCTCGGAAGTCCTAAGTTATGTTGAGTATCATTGGCCAGATCTTATTGAGCGTATTCGACAGGCCAGCGAAAAAGGGATTCTCGAACAGCGCTTGACCCGCCCAGAGGCTCGACTTTTAATGAATCACTACGAACAGGGACTTTTGGGATACACCTACCTGGAAGATCCAGAGTAG
- a CDS encoding leucine--tRNA ligase: MAYLHEEIDRKWQQRWLDEKSFRSEVDRSKPKYYVLDMFPYPSGVGLHIGHLASYTPTDVVARFKRAQGFNVLHPFGYDAFGLPAEQYAIQTGVHPAVTTNEAIANFRRQLQQYGYSFDWDREVSTCDPAYYKWTQKIFLMLFERGLAYQKEVPVNWCPALRTVLANEEVVDGKSERGGHPVIRKPMKQWMLKITEYADKLLEGLDEINWPNATKEGQRNWIGRSRGAQVRFNIDGFDKSVTVFTTRPDTLFGATFMVLAPEHPFVQEITTAAQKATVEAYVEQTERKSELDRKAAETKTGVFTGAYGINPVNGEKIPIWIADYVLMDYGTGAIMAVPAHDTRDFDFATQFKLPIKRVIASDEDLPFDGDGHLVNSDFLNKLTKSEAIDAMIKHLEKNQWGSEDIQYKLRDWLFSRQRYWGEPFPVVHYEDGSTRPVPDSELPVTLPEVADYEPTEEGEPPLARVKNFVEYTNSITGEKGRRDTDTMPGSAGSSWYFLRYTDPHNDSAAFSKEAEDYWMPVDLYIGGAEHTVGHLLYSRFWQRVLFDAGLTQHKEPFSKLAHQGVVMGTDGQRMSKSRGNVINPDDVREKYGADAARTYINFIGPFEKDKIWDPNGIEGVRRFLDRIWRLCVGDDGAILAKASGAVPMELMRSYHKTVKKVTEDIENLSFNTAISAMMIFINDMYRHKSNDKGLLLGLSQLLMPFAPHLSEEIWQRLGGKGLVSLAPWPKFDPSLAKDDVITMGVQVNGKMRGTIEVTEQTPENGAVEKALEIATVNNAIGDKSIRKVIYKPGRILNIIV, from the coding sequence ATGGCGTACTTGCACGAGGAAATTGATAGGAAATGGCAGCAACGTTGGTTAGATGAAAAATCCTTTCGATCTGAAGTCGACAGGTCTAAACCGAAATACTATGTCCTTGATATGTTTCCCTACCCGTCTGGAGTCGGTCTTCACATTGGGCATTTGGCCTCTTATACTCCTACCGATGTGGTCGCGCGCTTTAAGCGAGCCCAGGGCTTTAACGTTTTACATCCTTTTGGTTACGATGCTTTTGGTTTGCCTGCAGAACAATATGCCATTCAAACAGGCGTACATCCTGCTGTCACCACCAATGAGGCCATTGCCAATTTTCGACGCCAACTACAGCAGTATGGATACAGCTTTGATTGGGACCGTGAGGTGTCAACCTGTGATCCAGCCTATTATAAATGGACTCAAAAAATATTTTTGATGTTGTTTGAACGGGGCTTAGCCTATCAAAAAGAAGTCCCTGTAAACTGGTGCCCTGCACTCCGCACTGTTTTGGCTAACGAAGAAGTCGTTGATGGCAAAAGCGAGCGAGGCGGCCATCCTGTTATTCGAAAACCGATGAAACAGTGGATGCTGAAAATCACTGAATACGCCGACAAACTGCTAGAAGGCCTTGACGAAATCAATTGGCCCAATGCCACAAAAGAAGGCCAACGCAACTGGATTGGCCGAAGTCGTGGTGCCCAGGTGCGGTTTAACATTGACGGCTTTGATAAGTCGGTCACGGTGTTCACAACTCGACCAGATACTCTGTTTGGAGCCACATTTATGGTGTTGGCGCCGGAGCATCCTTTTGTGCAAGAGATTACAACTGCCGCGCAAAAAGCCACTGTTGAGGCCTATGTGGAACAAACAGAAAGAAAAAGTGAGCTCGACAGAAAAGCAGCTGAAACCAAGACGGGAGTATTTACTGGTGCCTACGGAATCAATCCTGTTAACGGTGAAAAAATTCCTATTTGGATAGCAGACTATGTCCTTATGGATTACGGCACGGGCGCCATTATGGCGGTTCCCGCCCATGACACTCGCGATTTTGATTTTGCAACTCAGTTTAAACTTCCGATCAAACGAGTTATTGCTAGTGATGAGGACTTACCCTTTGATGGCGATGGCCACTTGGTGAACTCAGATTTCCTTAATAAATTAACTAAATCTGAGGCCATTGATGCCATGATTAAACATTTAGAAAAAAATCAATGGGGAAGCGAAGACATACAATACAAATTGCGAGATTGGTTGTTTAGTCGTCAACGATACTGGGGTGAACCCTTTCCGGTGGTTCACTACGAAGATGGTTCGACACGACCCGTACCCGATAGTGAATTGCCCGTCACACTCCCTGAGGTGGCCGACTATGAACCTACGGAAGAGGGCGAGCCACCTTTGGCGCGAGTCAAAAATTTTGTGGAATACACAAACTCAATCACTGGAGAAAAAGGACGAAGAGACACCGATACCATGCCTGGTTCGGCGGGGTCTTCTTGGTATTTTCTAAGATACACGGATCCACATAACGATAGCGCTGCGTTTTCAAAAGAAGCCGAGGACTATTGGATGCCCGTGGACCTCTACATTGGAGGTGCAGAACACACAGTGGGTCACCTTCTTTATTCCCGATTTTGGCAAAGGGTCCTCTTTGACGCCGGACTCACCCAGCACAAAGAGCCCTTTTCGAAGTTAGCCCACCAGGGTGTTGTCATGGGCACTGATGGCCAGCGCATGTCTAAATCGCGGGGCAATGTGATTAACCCCGACGATGTTCGCGAAAAATACGGCGCCGATGCTGCCCGAACCTACATTAATTTTATTGGCCCCTTTGAGAAAGACAAAATCTGGGACCCCAACGGCATTGAAGGGGTTCGCCGATTTCTTGATAGAATATGGCGTCTGTGCGTGGGTGACGATGGTGCCATTTTGGCAAAAGCCTCTGGCGCAGTCCCGATGGAGCTGATGCGCAGCTATCATAAAACCGTAAAAAAAGTGACTGAAGACATTGAAAATCTGAGCTTCAACACCGCTATTAGCGCCATGATGATATTTATAAATGACATGTACAGGCATAAATCCAACGATAAGGGCCTTTTATTGGGACTCAGCCAGCTTTTAATGCCTTTTGCCCCTCATTTGAGCGAAGAGATTTGGCAACGCCTTGGCGGCAAAGGCCTGGTGTCGTTGGCTCCGTGGCCAAAATTTGACCCTTCCCTCGCCAAAGACGATGTCATCACCATGGGAGTTCAAGTTAACGGTAAGATGCGCGGAACCATCGAAGTGACCGAACAAACCCCAGAAAACGGGGCCGTAGAAAAAGCTCTAGAAATAGCCACGGTAAATAACGCAATAGGTGACAAATCCATTCGGAAAGTAATATACAAGCCGGGCCGAATTTTGAATATTATTGTCTGA
- a CDS encoding diguanylate cyclase, with amino-acid sequence MASYNVEMGEKNENKHRHLLLVDDDPDFTRLVKLALENEGYTVTAVNSGEKALAAMTSQRPHLVLLDVNMPGINGLETLRFLRNSSEYISALFVSARSEEEDVIRGLDAGADDYICKPVRPKELLSRVRAHLRIKDIRDELKRANSRLKELVDIDDLTGLYNMRSLYDKLDNELRRAQRYGRSVCAIMMDMDHFKSVNDENDHLFGSFVLKEVGQIIKDNVRQIDIAARYGGDEFLVVLTEIELEGALAFAERLRQSIGGHDFSNDGYHRSMSSSIGLALSERGSSHVDARTLVRYADRALYDAKEAGRNCVRYRLVGDSSDQNRSERPTIPWRKNKPA; translated from the coding sequence GTGGCAAGCTACAATGTTGAAATGGGTGAGAAAAATGAAAACAAACACCGGCATTTGCTTTTGGTGGATGATGATCCGGATTTTACTCGGTTAGTGAAGCTGGCGCTGGAGAACGAAGGGTACACAGTGACCGCTGTGAATTCAGGCGAGAAGGCTCTTGCTGCCATGACCAGCCAGCGCCCCCACCTGGTTCTGCTTGATGTGAACATGCCCGGCATCAACGGGCTAGAGACGCTGCGTTTTTTGCGCAACAGTTCAGAGTATATTAGCGCCCTGTTTGTCTCAGCGCGATCAGAGGAAGAGGATGTAATTCGAGGGCTGGATGCGGGAGCTGACGATTATATCTGTAAACCGGTCCGTCCTAAGGAGCTTTTGTCCCGGGTGCGCGCCCATTTGCGCATTAAAGATATCCGTGATGAATTGAAGCGAGCTAATAGTCGCCTCAAAGAATTGGTCGACATTGACGACTTAACGGGCTTGTACAATATGCGAAGCCTCTACGACAAGTTAGATAATGAACTTCGCCGGGCCCAGCGCTATGGCCGTTCCGTTTGCGCTATCATGATGGATATGGATCACTTCAAGTCCGTGAACGATGAGAATGATCATTTGTTTGGAAGTTTTGTCTTGAAAGAGGTGGGGCAGATCATAAAGGACAATGTGAGACAAATCGACATTGCGGCTCGATATGGCGGAGATGAATTTTTAGTTGTGCTCACCGAAATAGAATTAGAGGGTGCATTGGCTTTTGCGGAGCGCCTCAGGCAATCCATCGGCGGCCACGACTTTTCAAATGACGGATACCATCGTTCGATGTCTTCCAGTATTGGTTTAGCCCTGTCTGAACGAGGATCATCTCATGTAGACGCTCGCACTCTTGTGCGCTATGCTGACCGAGCCTTATACGATGCTAAAGAGGCGGGGCGAAATTGCGTGCGCTATCGGTTGGTGGGAGACAGTTCAGACCAAAACAGATCTGAAAGACCAACGATTCCTTGGCGTAAAAATAAACCTGCCTAA
- a CDS encoding enterochelin esterase: MQSQLQSGLHVFQLKNFNLETLTIKSQALKGNPWNDSVVRHNPVLAPKSKPPRDGYPVVLVLAGFTGNGPKYFGLRTFEANFPQELDQCVSENRAPLALYVFVDAMTFWGGSQFLNSDGMGRYEDYVVKELCQAISEKYPAEQLGKRWCVMGGSSGGYGALHLASKYPEKFSTMAAVAPDSFFSMSLLPEFYVATPTLQSFGGLSAIKKSLSEGEFHQRRDAHSTLNAIAMGLCYVPRPGKSSEPLWPIDKESGELITSVWKKYLSHDPIFFLKNRRKKVAKIKNIYLDVGAFDQFHLQFGTRQIRETLVNQGLKIAYSEFKGNHFDIGSRRPPIWSWLKKVWKK, from the coding sequence ATGCAGAGTCAATTGCAGTCAGGTCTTCATGTTTTTCAGCTTAAAAATTTCAATTTAGAAACGTTAACCATTAAAAGTCAGGCCCTTAAGGGCAATCCGTGGAACGACTCCGTTGTTCGCCACAATCCTGTTTTGGCTCCTAAAAGCAAACCGCCTCGGGACGGGTATCCTGTGGTATTAGTATTGGCCGGATTCACCGGCAACGGGCCCAAATATTTTGGGTTGCGGACTTTTGAAGCAAATTTTCCCCAAGAACTGGATCAATGCGTGTCAGAAAATAGGGCGCCATTGGCGCTCTACGTATTTGTTGATGCCATGACCTTTTGGGGAGGATCTCAGTTTTTAAATAGTGATGGTATGGGTCGATATGAAGATTATGTGGTCAAAGAGCTTTGTCAGGCGATTTCAGAGAAATATCCCGCAGAACAGCTAGGAAAACGTTGGTGCGTCATGGGCGGGTCCAGTGGAGGGTACGGGGCTTTGCATTTAGCCAGTAAGTATCCAGAGAAGTTTTCCACAATGGCGGCCGTGGCCCCAGACAGTTTTTTTTCGATGAGTCTTTTGCCCGAATTTTATGTGGCAACACCAACCCTACAAAGTTTTGGAGGCCTTTCGGCGATCAAAAAATCTCTAAGTGAAGGCGAATTTCATCAACGCAGGGACGCCCACTCCACCCTCAATGCCATTGCCATGGGACTTTGTTATGTCCCTCGACCAGGAAAATCAAGCGAGCCGCTTTGGCCCATAGATAAAGAATCTGGGGAGTTGATCACTTCAGTTTGGAAAAAATACCTGTCTCATGACCCAATATTTTTTCTAAAAAATAGACGAAAAAAGGTGGCCAAAATAAAAAACATTTACTTAGATGTGGGTGCCTTTGACCAATTTCACTTGCAGTTTGGTACTCGTCAAATTAGGGAGACTCTAGTCAATCAGGGCTTAAAAATAGCCTATAGTGAGTTTAAGGGTAACCACTTTGACATTGGATCGCGACGTCCACCCATATGGTCTTGGCTAAAAAAGGTGTGGAAAAAATAA
- a CDS encoding cation transporter gives MGVISATLSPKEKKNRTTAAVLSLIVGILLMLVKFWAHNMTKSQAIFSDALESIVNVTAAGLAFLVMYYSARPADEDHPYGHGKVEFFSAAFEGGLITFAGVFIVIESLQAFLAGSTLHRLSEGLYIVAAAGVANLLLGLFLLRTAKRNSSVALRASGHHVISDFWTSVGIILGLIVVKFTEIFWLDPVIAALVGLSLSYQGFKLVRSSAGGLLDEEDPEAMQQLVEIFSKYSTGGIIQIHNVKMIRSGWYHHIDAHVVLPEFWNTNDVHENLLAFENKVIANYEYGGEMNFHADPCRRAYCRVCDLKDCPVRKEAFQERMAVSIEQLRSKDEPDEFRKKKIQ, from the coding sequence ATGGGAGTCATCTCAGCAACGCTTTCGCCCAAGGAAAAGAAAAACAGAACCACTGCGGCCGTGCTGTCGTTGATAGTGGGAATACTGTTGATGCTCGTAAAATTTTGGGCCCACAATATGACAAAATCACAGGCGATTTTTTCTGACGCTCTAGAAAGTATTGTGAACGTCACCGCAGCAGGCTTGGCTTTTTTAGTGATGTACTATTCGGCTCGTCCGGCGGATGAAGATCATCCTTACGGCCATGGGAAAGTGGAGTTTTTCTCAGCGGCATTTGAAGGTGGATTGATTACTTTTGCCGGCGTATTTATTGTCATTGAGTCTTTGCAGGCTTTTCTGGCTGGATCAACCTTGCATCGCTTGTCTGAGGGCCTTTATATCGTGGCGGCCGCAGGTGTTGCTAACTTGCTTCTTGGTCTTTTTTTATTGCGGACGGCAAAGCGAAACAGTTCTGTGGCACTACGGGCTAGTGGACATCATGTCATTTCGGATTTTTGGACGAGCGTTGGGATTATTTTAGGTCTTATTGTCGTGAAATTTACAGAGATTTTTTGGCTGGATCCGGTGATTGCGGCCCTTGTTGGTTTATCGCTTTCTTATCAAGGTTTTAAATTGGTACGCTCTTCGGCAGGTGGTTTGCTTGATGAAGAAGATCCGGAGGCTATGCAACAGTTGGTTGAAATTTTCTCGAAATATTCAACTGGCGGAATTATTCAAATACACAATGTGAAAATGATAAGATCAGGATGGTACCATCATATTGATGCTCACGTCGTATTGCCTGAATTTTGGAATACAAACGATGTGCATGAAAACCTATTGGCTTTTGAGAACAAGGTCATTGCAAATTATGAGTATGGAGGCGAGATGAATTTTCACGCTGATCCCTGTCGTCGGGCCTATTGCCGGGTGTGCGACCTCAAAGACTGCCCTGTTCGTAAAGAAGCCTTTCAAGAAAGAATGGCTGTTAGCATTGAGCAGTTGCGCTCAAAAGATGAACCTGACGAATTCAGAAAGAAGAAGATTCAATAG
- the ggt gene encoding gamma-glutamyltransferase encodes MKNLFNTLIVILLIFSSPALLAIPESGSHMMIAAPSKYAVEVGQKVAAKGGNVVDVAVAVGLTLAVTSPYYASLGGGGFAMIKVGKDVEVLDFREMAPIGTHPKYYLDKPKDASINGGHAVGVPGVPAGLWAMHKKYGKLKWSELYREPLLLAQKGFRVSGEWVQKTNSNETRFNDFGRKHFFNKKGKPYRPGETLRQPGLADALKQMRHRNILSFYSGPIAQDMVEAVKQSGGVLSLKDLKNYKVRWLKPLKADFQGYEVYLMPPPSSGGIVIQSALELVKRVDVTKQKPLSVNELHLLGEILSRSFRGRSLLGDPDFHQNPLEFLVSDAYLNKMAKSIDLDKTESIKPLADGEWKESDETTHFSVLDAKGHAVSLTVTLNGSYGSGLVSPRFGIALNNEMDDFTTRPDEPNMYGLVQGKGNVVEPGKRPLSSMSPSFVVKNNQVKLAIGAPGGPRIISGVFQAIYRVLVSGFNLDWAIQAPRVHHQFLPHKLFVDTYRFAPETIDGLKKKGHEVEESWNSRVYGVLLNDSGILDAAFDSRGEGAAGGY; translated from the coding sequence GTGAAAAATTTATTCAATACCCTCATTGTTATCCTTCTTATTTTCTCTTCGCCGGCGCTGTTGGCGATACCTGAATCCGGCTCCCATATGATGATCGCCGCCCCCTCAAAATACGCCGTAGAAGTCGGCCAAAAGGTCGCGGCCAAGGGCGGAAATGTCGTCGATGTGGCTGTGGCCGTAGGGCTTACACTGGCCGTCACCAGCCCTTACTATGCTTCGCTTGGCGGCGGAGGCTTTGCCATGATCAAAGTGGGAAAAGATGTGGAGGTTTTAGATTTTCGTGAAATGGCACCCATAGGCACGCACCCCAAATATTATTTGGACAAACCAAAAGACGCATCGATCAATGGCGGACACGCTGTAGGCGTACCGGGCGTGCCGGCCGGGCTTTGGGCCATGCACAAAAAATATGGAAAGCTCAAGTGGAGTGAACTTTATCGAGAACCGTTGCTCTTGGCACAAAAAGGCTTTCGCGTATCTGGTGAATGGGTACAAAAAACCAACAGCAACGAAACTCGGTTTAACGATTTTGGACGAAAACATTTTTTTAACAAAAAAGGAAAACCCTACCGCCCCGGTGAAACCCTCCGACAACCAGGCCTAGCCGATGCCCTTAAGCAAATGCGACATCGAAATATTTTATCGTTTTATTCTGGCCCCATCGCACAGGACATGGTGGAGGCTGTGAAACAATCAGGTGGAGTGCTGTCGTTAAAAGATCTAAAAAATTATAAAGTACGGTGGTTAAAGCCACTTAAAGCTGATTTTCAAGGTTATGAAGTTTATCTCATGCCCCCGCCGAGCAGTGGTGGCATTGTCATTCAATCGGCTCTGGAACTCGTCAAGCGAGTGGATGTCACCAAACAAAAACCCTTGAGCGTGAATGAGCTTCATCTGCTTGGAGAGATACTCAGTCGCAGCTTTCGCGGACGATCGTTGTTGGGCGATCCCGATTTTCACCAAAATCCCCTAGAGTTCTTGGTGTCTGATGCCTATTTGAACAAAATGGCCAAATCCATTGATCTGGATAAAACAGAGTCAATCAAACCCTTAGCCGATGGCGAATGGAAAGAATCTGACGAAACCACTCACTTTTCAGTTTTGGATGCCAAAGGCCATGCCGTATCGCTGACGGTCACACTTAACGGAAGTTATGGGTCTGGCCTAGTGAGTCCACGCTTTGGCATTGCGCTCAATAATGAGATGGACGATTTTACTACCCGCCCAGATGAACCCAATATGTATGGATTGGTGCAGGGAAAGGGCAATGTCGTAGAACCAGGAAAACGACCTCTTAGTTCAATGAGCCCAAGCTTTGTGGTGAAAAATAACCAAGTTAAACTGGCCATTGGCGCACCGGGCGGACCTCGAATTATCAGCGGTGTGTTTCAGGCCATCTACCGCGTGTTGGTCAGTGGATTTAACCTCGATTGGGCGATTCAGGCCCCCCGTGTTCATCACCAGTTTCTCCCGCACAAATTATTTGTCGACACTTATCGGTTCGCACCTGAAACTATTGATGGTTTAAAGAAAAAAGGTCACGAAGTTGAAGAGAGTTGGAACTCACGAGTGTACGGAGTTTTGTTAAATGACTCCGGTATTCTCGATGCCGCATTTGACTCTCGAGGCGAGGGCGCCGCCGGCGGCTATTGA
- the trmB gene encoding tRNA (guanosine(46)-N7)-methyltransferase TrmB, producing MEQLIENIGVCRTADLPNPTYYVDALTGEFSSWAYCEEKSPTYRGQWRSEVFQVSDSHPLDLEIGTGNGYHFAHYAKNHPERSFIGIEKKYKPLIQAIRRALNEGCDNARILRYNANYLSHLFEKGELNDVHIHFPDPWLKKRQKKHRLIQESFLKTLHELQRPGSKVEFKTDSRDYFDWAVERFQKSPYQITRLTYDLHGSEFQKENFVTHFEQIFLQQGLPIHYAQLQR from the coding sequence ATGGAACAATTAATTGAAAATATTGGCGTTTGCCGTACAGCCGATTTACCGAACCCGACTTATTACGTTGATGCCCTCACCGGTGAATTTTCAAGCTGGGCTTATTGTGAAGAAAAGTCACCCACCTATCGGGGTCAGTGGCGCTCTGAGGTGTTTCAGGTTTCGGACTCCCATCCATTGGATCTAGAGATTGGGACCGGCAATGGCTATCACTTTGCCCACTATGCGAAAAATCATCCTGAGCGCAGTTTTATCGGTATCGAAAAGAAATATAAGCCGTTAATTCAGGCTATACGCCGTGCCCTTAATGAGGGATGCGATAACGCCAGGATTCTACGTTATAATGCCAATTATTTGAGTCACCTTTTTGAAAAAGGTGAACTCAACGACGTGCATATTCATTTTCCGGACCCGTGGCTTAAAAAGCGGCAGAAAAAGCATCGCTTAATCCAGGAGAGTTTTCTAAAGACCTTGCATGAGCTGCAGCGGCCAGGTTCTAAAGTAGAATTCAAAACAGACAGTCGAGATTATTTTGACTGGGCGGTAGAACGATTTCAAAAGAGTCCATATCAAATCACTCGATTGACTTATGATCTGCATGGGTCCGAATTTCAAAAAGAAAATTTCGTGACCCACTTTGAACAGATCTTTTTGCAGCAAGGATTGCCCATTCATTACGCTCAGCTTCAGCGCTGA
- a CDS encoding SDR family oxidoreductase: MDRVAVLGASRGLGLEVFNIAKQKLGAEQVQGFARTMGANGHIADFSKVEAQDFVIQRLKAFSPTKIFYCAGGGPFGKYENKQWKDHLWTFQVNFLFPARVLHWVLAESPVKQFVCVGSAIAESSPDPNAASYAASKHALRGLISSVIAESPEKDVRLFSPGYMDTPLLPPNAWPRHSGRPLALAAEVAQRLWQWASVDADPALKIYREEA; the protein is encoded by the coding sequence GTGGATAGAGTAGCAGTTTTGGGAGCCAGTCGTGGTCTAGGGCTCGAGGTATTTAATATAGCTAAGCAGAAGTTGGGGGCCGAACAAGTGCAGGGATTTGCCCGGACTATGGGGGCTAACGGTCACATCGCCGATTTTTCTAAGGTGGAAGCCCAAGATTTTGTAATTCAGCGATTGAAGGCCTTTTCGCCAACAAAAATTTTTTACTGTGCTGGAGGCGGCCCTTTTGGCAAATATGAGAATAAGCAATGGAAAGACCATCTCTGGACCTTTCAGGTGAATTTTTTGTTTCCCGCACGGGTGTTGCACTGGGTGTTGGCAGAATCCCCGGTGAAACAGTTTGTGTGTGTGGGATCGGCTATTGCAGAATCTTCTCCGGACCCCAATGCGGCCAGCTATGCCGCTTCCAAACATGCTTTGAGAGGACTCATTTCTTCCGTGATCGCGGAGTCTCCAGAAAAAGATGTGAGGCTTTTTAGTCCGGGCTACATGGACACACCCTTATTGCCGCCAAATGCTTGGCCGCGTCACTCAGGTAGGCCCCTGGCCTTGGCCGCAGAAGTGGCACAAAGACTATGGCAGTGGGCATCAGTTGATGCCGATCCGGCGTTGAAGATATATAGAGAAGAAGCTTAG